A portion of the Archocentrus centrarchus isolate MPI-CPG fArcCen1 chromosome 19, fArcCen1, whole genome shotgun sequence genome contains these proteins:
- the sbk1 gene encoding serine/threonine-protein kinase SBK1 encodes MQDHGGERQVASSLPHSVKASLSLSPSGPGRVGSGGGSPTSKMGYCGGVPVEDMQALAITSLSAADVAKQYEHIRELGKGTYGKVDLVVHRTQGTKMALKFVTKNKTKLKSFLREYSLTGSLSCSPFIIKVLDVLFETEDSYVFGQEYAPAGDLFDIIPPQVGLPEDMVKRCMQQLGLALDFMHSKNLVHRDVKPENVLLFDRDCRRIKLADFGMTRRVGCRVKRVSGTIPYTAPEVCRANRTEGFLVTTSLDVWAFGVLVFCMLTGNFPWEAAMPADAFYEEFRRWQKAGCPVGTYPSQWRRFTDDALRMFQRLLAAEPEKRCGVKDVFCFVKYELVSELRRRASCRAKRGERSSSGVCTGSCTSSSTSTSSRSSHRHPEPSTPPGTSCLRPAPLKRSVLSDPLSPREESGQHQSPGRDKNKSQMVMATAIEICV; translated from the exons ATGCAGGACCatggaggagagagacaggtcGCCAGCAG TCTGCCCCACAGTGTCAAGGCGAGCCtgtctctttctccatctgggCCAGGACGGGTGGGTAGCGGCGGAGGCTCCCCCACATCAAAAATGGGCTACTGTGGAGGGGTGCCTGTGGAGGACATGCAGGCCCTGGCCATCACCTCTTTATCAGCCGCAGATGTAGCCAAACAGTATGAGCACATCCGCGAGCTGGGGAAAGGCACCTACGGGAAGGTGGACCTGGTGGTACACAGGACACAGG gcaCCAAAATGGCACTAAAGTTTGTTACCAAGAACAAGACGAAGCTGAAAAGTTTCCTGCGGGAATACAGCCTAACAGGCTCACTTAGCTGTAGCCCTTTTATCATCAAAGTCCTGGACGTGCTTTTTGAGACAGAGGACAGCTATGTGTTTGGACAAGAGTATGCACCTGCTGGGGACCTTTTCGACATCATACCCCCACAG GTGGGTCTTCCAGAAGACATGGTCAAACGGTGCATGCAGCAACTGGGCTTGGCCCTGGACTTTATGCACAGTAAAAACCTGGTGCACCGCGACGTCAAACCAGAGAATGTGCTCTTGTTCGACCGCGACTGCCGCCGCATCAAGCTGGCTGACTTTGGCATGACCCGACGCGTGGGCTGTCGTGTGAAACGGGTGAGCGGCACCATCCCCTACACGGCTCCAGAGGTTTGCCGCGCTAACCGTACAGAGGGTTTTCTTGTGACCACCAGTCTGGACGTGTGGGCGTTTGGCGTGCTGGTGTTCTGTATGCTGACGGGCAATTTCCCCTGGGAGGCAGCTATGCCTGCTGATGCCTTCTACGAGGAGTTTCGGCGCTGGCAGAAAGCGGGTTGTCCCGTGGGAACTTACCCGTCTCAGTGGCGCCGCTTCACCGATGATGCTTTGCGCATGTTTCAGAGGCTGCTCGCCGCTGAGCCAGAAAAACGCTGTGGAGTCAAGGACGTCTTCTGCTTTGTCAAATATGAGCTGGTCAGCGAGCTCAGGCGCAGAGCATCTTGCCGAGCCAAGAGAGGTGAGAGGTCAAGCTCTGGAGTGTGTACTGGCAGTTGCACCTCCTCCTCAACATCCACTTCTTCACGTTCCTCCCACAGACATCCTGAGCCTTCCACGCCTCCAGGAACATCCTGCCTGCGCCCAGCTCCACTCAAACGGAGCGTCCTCTCCGATCCATTGTCTCCCAGAGAGGAGTCTGGACAGCACCAGTCTCCGGGACGAGACAAGAACAAAAGCCAGATGGTGATGGCGACGGCCATTGAAATTTGTGTGTGA